A single Physeter macrocephalus isolate SW-GA unplaced genomic scaffold, ASM283717v5 random_421, whole genome shotgun sequence DNA region contains:
- the LOC102975870 gene encoding DNA fragmentation factor subunit alpha, with translation MTEVAGGPSVPEPSKIRALKQCLLCRNHSREQHGVAASCLEELRSKACDILAIDKSLAPVTLVLAEDGTIVDDDDYFLCLPANTKFVALAGNEKWAYNNSDGGTAWITQESFDGDETDSGAGLKWKNVARQLKEDLSSVILLSEEDLQVSLLRNP, from the exons ATGACGGAGGTGGCCGGGGGCCCCAGCGTTCCAGAACCCAGCAAGATCCGGGCTCTAAAGCAGTGTCTCCTGTGCCGCAACCACAGCCGGGAACAGCACGGCGTGGCGGCCTCCTGCCTCGAGGAGCTGAGGAGCAAGG CTTGTGACATTCTGGCCATTGATAAGTCCCTGGCACCAGTCACCCTGGTCCTGGCAGAGGATGGCACCATAGTGGATGATGACGATTACTTCCTGTGTCTTCCTGCCAATACTAAGTTTGTGGCACTGGCTGGGAATGAGAAGTGGGCTTACAACAATTCAG ATGGAGGTACGGCTTGGATTACTCAAGAGTCCTTTGACGGAGATGAAACAGACAGCGGGGCAGGGTTGAAGTGGAAGAATGTGGCCAGGCAGCTGAAAGAAGACCTATCCAGCGTCATCCTCCTGTCCGAGGAGGACCTCCAAGTAAGCCTCCTCCGCAACCCATAG
- the LOC102993877 gene encoding 40S ribosomal protein S4, X isoform-like, whose translation MARGPKKHLKRVAAPKHWMLDKLTGVFSPRPSTGPHKVRECLPLIIFLRNRLKSALTGDEVKKICMQRFIKIDGKVRTDITYPAGFMDVISVDRSGENFRLIYDTKGRFPVHRITPEEAKYKLCKVRKIFVGTKGIPHLVTHDARTIQYPEPIIKVNDTIQIDLETGKIIDFIRFDTGNLCMVTGGANLGRIGVITNQERHPGSFDVVHVKDANGNSFATRLSNIFVIGKGNKPWISFPRGKGIRLTIAEERDKRLAAKQSSG comes from the coding sequence ATGGCTCGTGGTCCCAAGAAGCACCTGAAGCGCGTAGCAGCTCCAAAGCATTGGATGCTGGATAAACTGACTGGTGTGTTTTCTCCTCGTCCATCTACCGGTCCCCACAAGGTGAGGGAATGTCTCCCCCTAATTATTTTCCTAAGGAACAGACTTAAATCTGCCCTAACAGGAGATGAAGTAAAGAAGATCTGCATGCAGCGTTTCATTAAGATTGATGGCAAGGTCCGCACTGATATAACCTACCCTGCTGGTTTTATGGATGTCATCAGCGTTGACAGGAGTGGAGAGAATTTTCGTCTGATCTATGACACCAAGGGTCGCTTTCCTGTTCATCGTATTACACCTGAGGAGGCCAAGTATAAGTTATGCAAAGTGAGAAAGATCTTTGTGGGGACAAAAGGAATCCCTCATCTGGTGACCCATGATGCTCGCACCATCCAGTACCCTGAGCCCATCATCAAGGTGAATGACACCATTCAGATTGATTTGGAGACTGGCAAGATTATTGATTTCATCAGATTTGACACTGGTAACCTGTGCATGGTGACTGGAGGTGCTAACCTGGGAAGAATTGGTGTGATCACTAACCAGGAGAGACATCCTGGTTCTTTTGATGTAGTTCATGTGAAAGATGCCAACGGCAATAGCTTTGCCACGCGGCTCTCCAACATTTTTGTTATTGGCAAAGGCAACAAACCATGGATCTCTTTTCCTCGTGGAAAGGGTATCCGCCTTACCATTGCTGAGGAGAGAGACAAGAGACTGGCAGCCAAACAGAGCAGTGGATAA